A part of Gemmatimonadota bacterium genomic DNA contains:
- a CDS encoding OmpA family protein, which produces MSEEILTNREQDTEEHWISISDMMAGLMVIFLFIAISYMLHVQAEKEKIEKIAVTYEKLQSDLYADLEKEFEKDLNKWNAVLDRQTLSVRFKEPEVLFAQGEAEVRPAFKNILKNFFPRYIKVLRQSDYINDIAEIRIEGHTSSEWETGVSPEEAYIRNMELSQDRTRRVLQYVLLPELSGNQEIRYWLKQFLTANGLSSSKVISYPDGTENKEESRRVEFRVRTNAEKRIVEIIKRDKKE; this is translated from the coding sequence ATGAGTGAAGAAATTCTGACAAATAGAGAGCAAGATACGGAAGAACATTGGATCTCTATTTCTGATATGATGGCTGGATTGATGGTAATCTTCCTATTTATAGCCATTAGTTATATGCTGCATGTTCAAGCAGAAAAAGAAAAAATTGAGAAAATTGCTGTCACGTATGAAAAATTGCAGTCCGACCTATATGCCGACCTTGAGAAAGAGTTTGAAAAAGACCTGAATAAATGGAACGCTGTCCTGGATAGACAAACTCTCTCTGTCCGGTTCAAAGAGCCTGAAGTGTTATTTGCACAAGGGGAAGCAGAGGTTCGTCCCGCCTTCAAAAACATCTTGAAGAATTTTTTTCCCCGTTATATTAAAGTTTTGAGGCAATCTGATTATATCAACGACATAGCGGAAATTCGTATTGAAGGACACACCTCAAGCGAATGGGAGACAGGCGTGAGTCCTGAAGAGGCTTATATTCGTAATATGGAGTTATCACAGGACAGAACAAGACGTGTACTTCAATATGTACTTCTCCCCGAACTCAGTGGGAATCAGGAGATCAGGTATTGGCTGAAACAGTTCTTGACCGCCAATGGGTTATCTTCAAGCAAGGTGATTTCTTATCCTGATGGCACAGAAAATAAAGAAGAATCAAGACGAGTGGAGTTTAGAGTGCGGACGAATGCGGAGAAACGGATTGTTGAAATTATAAAGCGAGATAAAAAAGAATGA
- a CDS encoding HNH endonuclease: protein MNLPDFSKHVGLNQLRQNMEAELISWNSGEEWNSINIDKILVTTGIEITPDEIEYADDGTLEYGGRKVVVYIRDQYVPGDATREQLYKFHVADCDALQEMKKLNRYERYVVTYRRDGKFIVNLLGESGYRDKEEEVERRLYVCKYCLDRLNYNGYRRRGYSGQNAIRDYFDLRAFFERYDSQITRDPTHTDITAPVNTYPPNWEQISYRYKEKRNWKCEECGVNLRDERKFLHVHHINGQKNDSNEKNFLALCIGCHANKPQHHQLRSDPDYREYMRWFNQPKMPF, encoded by the coding sequence ATGAACCTGCCAGATTTTTCAAAACATGTTGGATTGAATCAACTTCGACAAAATATGGAAGCTGAACTGATCTCATGGAATTCAGGAGAAGAGTGGAATTCTATAAATATCGATAAAATTTTAGTTACAACAGGGATAGAGATCACACCTGATGAAATTGAATATGCTGATGATGGCACACTTGAATACGGAGGACGAAAGGTCGTCGTTTATATCCGAGACCAATATGTGCCAGGTGACGCTACTCGCGAACAGTTATACAAATTTCATGTTGCCGACTGTGATGCTCTACAGGAAATGAAAAAATTAAATAGGTACGAAAGATATGTGGTTACATATCGAAGGGATGGAAAATTTATTGTCAATCTTCTTGGGGAAAGCGGGTATCGCGATAAAGAGGAAGAGGTCGAGCGCAGGCTATATGTCTGTAAGTATTGCTTAGACCGACTAAATTACAACGGTTACCGTAGGCGCGGATACTCGGGACAGAATGCAATCAGGGATTATTTCGACTTGAGAGCGTTTTTTGAAAGATATGATTCTCAAATAACAAGAGATCCGACGCATACTGACATTACAGCCCCAGTAAATACTTATCCGCCGAACTGGGAGCAAATTTCTTACAGATATAAAGAAAAGCGGAACTGGAAATGTGAAGAGTGCGGCGTTAATCTTAGAGATGAGAGAAAGTTTCTTCACGTCCACCACATTAATGGTCAAAAGAACGACAGCAACGAAAAAAATTTTCTTGCCTTGTGTATCGGCTGTCATGCAAACAAGCCTCAACACCATCAACTCAGATCCGATCCAGACTATAGGGAATACATGCGCTGGTTCAATCAACCCAAAATGCCATTTTAA
- a CDS encoding site-specific DNA-methyltransferase, whose translation MAKERSIWLGKPPGYIRKLDEGILIKCDALKLLNSLKDGCADIIFLDPPFNLGKKYGSNSRKEDKIAESEYEEFMRSVLFSSMRKLKEGGALYLYHLPQWAIKFGALLQQHLTFRHWISVTMKNGFVRGKYLYPAHYALLYLTNGEPQVFNRPKIPAPTCRSCGKYIKDYGGYKHYIESGINLSDVWDDLSPVRHAKHKKRAENELPLELTRRVIQISGLNNGLLVDPFVGSGTSLISAVEAQMSFVACDREKIYCDIASRRVKEYMAERTCDC comes from the coding sequence ATGGCTAAAGAACGATCAATATGGTTGGGTAAACCTCCAGGATATATACGCAAGTTAGATGAAGGCATTTTGATCAAGTGTGATGCACTGAAGCTCTTGAATAGTCTGAAGGATGGGTGCGCAGATATCATTTTTCTCGACCCACCCTTTAATCTGGGTAAGAAGTATGGGTCAAATAGTAGAAAAGAGGACAAGATCGCTGAATCTGAATACGAGGAGTTCATGAGAAGCGTACTATTCTCTTCAATGAGAAAACTGAAGGAAGGTGGTGCGTTGTACTTGTATCATTTGCCACAATGGGCGATCAAATTTGGTGCATTACTTCAGCAACATTTGACATTTCGACATTGGATATCGGTCACAATGAAAAACGGGTTTGTCCGAGGAAAATATCTGTATCCTGCACATTATGCCTTACTGTATCTCACTAATGGAGAACCACAGGTATTCAATCGACCAAAAATTCCCGCGCCAACGTGTAGAAGTTGTGGAAAATATATCAAAGATTATGGAGGGTACAAGCACTATATTGAATCGGGAATAAACCTCAGCGATGTGTGGGATGATTTGAGTCCTGTTCGACACGCAAAACACAAGAAGAGGGCTGAGAATGAGCTTCCTTTAGAATTGACTCGACGTGTTATTCAAATCAGCGGATTGAATAACGGGCTATTGGTTGATCCATTTGTAGGATCTGGTACCTCTTTGATTTCGGCTGTTGAAGCTCAAATGAGCTTTGTGGCGTGTGATAGAGAGAAAATATACTGTGATATCGCGTCAAGAAGGGTTAAGGAATACATGGCCGAAAGAACATGTGACTGCTAA
- a CDS encoding mandelate racemase/muconate lactonizing enzyme family protein, protein MKITDVETIVIKNIQPYRGGRYWLFVQLITDEGIVGLGERPSGNATNLDSQISLIKNLCQQFAIGTSPFDIESLWQRIFASRHDYRHPGLDATPALSAIEMACWDIVGKALNQPIYNLLGGRVHDKLRAYAYMPTDGIWENPERAGEIATCLVAEGNTACKFDPFQPLFPHPRDFPLKTIRHVAKIFKSIRDAVGDELEIGIGTHGQFSTSGAIRVAKELEEFSPFWFEEPVPPENIDEMARVAAHTSIPIATGERLVTKYEFAELLKKQAAQILQLDVGQCGGILESKKIASMAEAHYALIAPHMYCGPIAAAAAVQLDTCSPNFLIQEFNANDLHSEIFVEPIRFESGYITPPTGSGLGVELDESVVAKHRA, encoded by the coding sequence ATGAAAATCACCGACGTAGAAACCATCGTAATCAAAAACATCCAGCCCTATCGCGGGGGGCGATACTGGCTCTTTGTCCAGCTCATCACCGACGAAGGCATCGTCGGACTGGGCGAGCGGCCCTCGGGAAATGCCACCAATCTGGACTCCCAAATCAGCCTCATCAAAAACCTCTGTCAGCAATTCGCCATCGGCACAAGTCCCTTCGACATCGAAAGCCTGTGGCAGCGCATCTTTGCGTCCCGGCACGACTACCGCCATCCCGGCCTCGACGCAACACCCGCCTTGAGCGCCATTGAAATGGCGTGTTGGGACATCGTCGGCAAAGCATTAAACCAGCCCATCTACAATCTGCTCGGCGGCAGAGTCCACGACAAACTCAGAGCTTATGCCTACATGCCAACCGACGGCATTTGGGAAAATCCAGAACGCGCGGGCGAAATTGCGACCTGCCTGGTCGCAGAAGGAAACACCGCCTGCAAATTCGACCCCTTCCAACCCCTCTTTCCCCACCCGCGCGACTTCCCACTCAAAACCATCCGCCACGTCGCCAAAATATTCAAAAGCATCCGGGACGCAGTCGGCGACGAATTGGAAATCGGCATCGGCACCCACGGACAATTCAGCACATCCGGCGCAATTCGCGTGGCAAAAGAACTGGAAGAATTCAGCCCCTTCTGGTTTGAAGAACCCGTCCCCCCGGAAAACATCGACGAAATGGCCCGCGTCGCCGCTCACACCAGCATCCCAATAGCCACAGGAGAACGGCTCGTCACCAAATACGAATTTGCCGAACTCCTCAAAAAACAGGCCGCCCAAATCCTCCAATTAGACGTGGGCCAATGTGGCGGAATATTGGAATCCAAAAAAATCGCCAGCATGGCCGAAGCCCACTACGCCCTCATCGCACCCCACATGTATTGCGGTCCCATCGCCGCAGCCGCCGCAGTACAACTCGACACATGCTCGCCGAACTTTCTGATCCAGGAATTCAACGCCAACGACCTCCACAGCGAAATATTCGTAGAACCAATCCGATTTGAAAGCGGCTATATCACCCCACCAACAGGATCTGGTTTAGGCGTTGAACTCGACGAATCTGTCGTTGCCAAACACCGCGCGTAA
- a CDS encoding transcriptional regulator: MDIKPIKTESDHEAALREIERLWGATHGSPEGDKLDVLVTLVEVYEQKHYPIPPPDPIEAILHHMESQGLSHRDLEPYLGSGTSVSEVLNRKCSLSLNMIRKLHKGLGISADILVQPYECSLKKIY; this comes from the coding sequence ATGGATATTAAACCCATCAAAACCGAATCAGACCATGAAGCCGCTTTGAGAGAGATCGAACGGCTTTGGGGAGCAACTCATGGTTCGCCAGAAGGTGATAAACTCGATGTTTTGGTCACGCTCGTTGAAGTTTATGAACAGAAGCACTACCCTATCCCGCCACCGGATCCAATTGAGGCAATCCTTCACCACATGGAGAGTCAAGGTTTATCTCATCGTGATCTTGAACCCTATCTGGGTTCAGGCACCAGTGTGTCAGAGGTTTTGAATCGAAAATGCTCACTGTCACTGAACATGATTCGCAAGTTGCATAAGGGTCTTGGAATTTCGGCGGATATTTTGGTTCAGCCTTATGAGTGCTCTTTGAAAAAAATTTATTGA
- a CDS encoding PDZ domain-containing protein, translating into MRFLCCAMALCLLFVGRGWTEERSLLCTLEEEIAAILEDNRQSVVRIHTLYPPRARADSGPFGSVFTHGTGFIFDPQGYILTIEAAIADADEIRVTLASGVQVRAVLVGADPISGIAVIRVEAENLPTVVVGDSQYIKIGHYALLLGNDFGNLVPSFGMVYGIYRDRDLFQVSARVQSSYGGAPVFCGNGRVGGMVWRYEDPIRTVTQDDGSLFGWTSLPSSVFVIPINRAMRVARALVAHGQMAYGKLGVEVAPRGNEVVVVNVQPNSPATEGGIQPGDVVLSYRGRAIGGPVHLKRMVLESTPGETATIGIRREGQVVAIQVELDQMDSAALVALRPAPLVKPKDAAVYQHINYLQREVGRLRQILHRDK; encoded by the coding sequence ATGAGATTTTTGTGTTGCGCAATGGCGTTGTGCCTGCTCTTTGTGGGCAGGGGATGGACGGAAGAACGCAGCCTGTTGTGCACGCTTGAAGAGGAAATTGCTGCAATTTTGGAAGATAATCGGCAGAGTGTGGTGCGGATTCACACGCTCTATCCTCCCCGTGCGCGGGCAGATAGCGGGCCGTTTGGTTCGGTGTTTACCCACGGCACGGGGTTTATTTTTGATCCCCAGGGTTATATTTTAACGATTGAAGCCGCTATTGCAGATGCCGATGAGATTCGGGTGACGCTGGCTTCTGGCGTGCAGGTGCGGGCGGTGCTCGTGGGGGCAGATCCGATTTCGGGGATTGCTGTTATTCGCGTTGAGGCAGAGAATTTGCCCACGGTTGTGGTGGGAGATTCACAGTATATTAAAATTGGGCATTACGCCCTTTTGTTGGGCAATGACTTTGGCAATTTGGTGCCTTCTTTTGGGATGGTGTACGGAATCTATCGGGATAGGGATTTGTTTCAGGTGTCGGCCCGCGTGCAGAGCAGTTATGGCGGGGCTCCCGTGTTTTGCGGTAATGGACGGGTTGGGGGTATGGTGTGGCGCTATGAAGACCCGATTCGCACCGTTACTCAAGACGATGGTTCTCTATTTGGATGGACCTCCCTGCCGTCGTCGGTTTTTGTCATTCCGATCAATCGCGCGATGCGGGTGGCGCGCGCGCTGGTTGCACATGGGCAGATGGCGTATGGCAAACTGGGTGTGGAGGTTGCACCACGGGGCAACGAGGTGGTGGTGGTCAATGTGCAGCCGAATAGTCCTGCAACTGAGGGCGGGATTCAGCCGGGCGATGTGGTGCTTTCATATCGTGGGCGCGCCATTGGTGGTCCAGTGCATTTGAAGCGGATGGTGCTGGAAAGTACGCCGGGCGAGACCGCAACGATAGGTATTCGACGCGAGGGACAGGTGGTGGCGATACAAGTCGAGCTGGATCAGATGGATAGCGCTGCTCTGGTCGCTTTGCGTCCAGCGCCTCTGGTGAAGCCCAAAGATGCAGCGGTTTATCAACATATCAATTATTTGCAACGCGAAGTCGGGCGTTTGCGACAGATTTTACATCGCGATAAATAA
- a CDS encoding sigma-70 family RNA polymerase sigma factor, whose product MLMANSRYGLGEQPDVEILAEVSAGDIDAYGKIVRRYQGRLYNFVFRFVSDRETAEDIVQEAFLRAFGKREEYRAIANFSTWLFTIAGNLAKSELRRRKRWRLFSLDRDEESDTGMDLPDESMRPDRMAESSLADVEIQNAIASLPDNYRQVILLRDVEGMSYYEISEIVKCPVGTVKSRVNRGRLKLQQKLKNEGRDVGLNV is encoded by the coding sequence ATGCTTATGGCAAATTCGAGATATGGACTTGGCGAACAACCCGATGTGGAGATTTTAGCTGAAGTATCTGCTGGAGATATTGATGCTTATGGAAAAATTGTGCGGCGCTATCAAGGGCGGTTGTACAATTTTGTTTTTCGCTTTGTGAGCGATCGGGAAACGGCAGAAGATATCGTGCAAGAGGCGTTTTTGCGCGCGTTTGGAAAGCGCGAGGAATACCGTGCAATTGCCAATTTTTCTACCTGGCTGTTTACGATTGCCGGAAATTTGGCCAAAAGTGAGTTGAGGAGGCGCAAGCGATGGCGGTTGTTTTCACTGGATCGAGACGAGGAGTCAGATACGGGCATGGATTTGCCCGATGAATCTATGCGTCCCGATCGCATGGCGGAATCTTCTCTGGCCGATGTGGAGATTCAGAATGCCATTGCTTCGTTGCCCGATAATTACCGCCAGGTGATTTTGTTGCGCGATGTGGAAGGTATGTCGTATTATGAAATTTCTGAAATTGTGAAGTGTCCGGTTGGGACGGTGAAATCGCGCGTCAATCGCGGGCGCTTAAAATTACAACAAAAATTGAAAAATGAAGGTCGGGATGTGGGCCTGAATGTCTAA
- the acs gene encoding acetate--CoA ligase: MAANQVVEQNGQYIPPQNLSTNAHVPSIDAYGKQYEKSIADPEAFWVEIANTFHWYKKWDTVRSYNYNIDNGPISIKWFEGARTNITYNCIDRHLASRGDQVAILWEGNEPGEDAKLTYSELHEQVCKFANVLKSRGVKKGDCVSIYMPMIPELAIAMLACARIGAVHSIVFGGFSAEALADRIVDSACQIVLTTDGMFRGDRPMERKQPADEAIALANSRMGNISVHTCIVVQRVGEDSGIACPMREGRDLWWHEAMSEADADCPCEEMDAEDPLFILYTSGSTGKPKGVQHNVGGYMVYTGYTHKNVFDYQDGDIYFCAADIGWITGHSYIIYGPLSNAATTIMFESTPVYPDPGRYWQVIDKYKVNQFYTAPTAIRALTREGDEWPAKYDLSSLKILGTVGEPINPEAWQWYHRNIGRERCPIVDTWWQTETGGILISPLPGATPTKPGSATFPLYGIKPVVLEPESGKIVEGNGVDGVLAISEPWPGQMRTVYGDHKRFEETYFQQYKGFYFTGDGCRRDEDGYYWITGRVDDVINISGHRMGTAEVESALVSHGKVAEAAVVGFPHEIKGQGIYAYVTLNVGEAYTDDLKAELVQQVRTEIGPIATPDVIHWAPGLPKTRSGKIMRRILRKIAEDDTSDLGDTSTLADPTVVDDLLANR, translated from the coding sequence ATGGCAGCAAATCAGGTCGTCGAACAAAACGGACAATACATCCCACCGCAAAATCTCAGCACCAATGCACATGTCCCCAGCATAGATGCCTACGGGAAACAATACGAAAAATCAATTGCCGATCCCGAAGCATTCTGGGTAGAAATTGCCAATACATTTCACTGGTACAAAAAATGGGACACCGTGCGGTCCTACAACTACAATATAGATAACGGGCCGATCTCTATCAAGTGGTTTGAAGGGGCCAGAACCAACATCACGTACAACTGCATTGACCGTCACCTCGCGTCTCGAGGAGATCAAGTCGCCATCTTATGGGAAGGCAATGAGCCTGGTGAAGACGCCAAACTCACCTATAGTGAACTGCATGAACAAGTCTGCAAATTTGCCAACGTACTCAAATCTCGAGGCGTAAAAAAAGGCGACTGCGTCTCCATCTACATGCCCATGATCCCCGAACTCGCCATCGCTATGCTGGCCTGCGCGCGCATCGGCGCTGTCCACTCCATCGTCTTTGGCGGCTTCTCTGCCGAAGCACTGGCAGACCGCATCGTCGATTCCGCCTGCCAGATCGTACTCACCACAGATGGCATGTTCCGAGGCGACCGCCCCATGGAACGCAAGCAACCCGCCGACGAAGCCATCGCATTAGCCAACTCGCGCATGGGCAACATTAGTGTTCACACCTGCATCGTGGTCCAGCGCGTAGGTGAAGACAGTGGCATCGCATGTCCCATGCGTGAAGGACGCGACTTATGGTGGCACGAAGCCATGTCAGAAGCTGATGCCGACTGCCCCTGCGAAGAAATGGACGCCGAAGACCCGCTCTTCATCCTCTATACATCTGGCTCTACCGGCAAACCCAAAGGCGTACAGCACAACGTAGGTGGCTACATGGTGTACACGGGCTACACGCACAAAAACGTCTTTGACTATCAGGATGGCGACATCTACTTTTGCGCCGCCGACATAGGCTGGATCACAGGTCACTCCTACATCATCTACGGACCCTTATCAAATGCCGCCACCACCATCATGTTTGAAAGCACGCCCGTCTATCCCGACCCGGGCCGATATTGGCAGGTCATCGACAAATACAAAGTCAACCAATTCTACACTGCGCCCACAGCCATACGCGCCCTCACCCGAGAAGGCGACGAATGGCCCGCCAAATACGACCTGTCATCCCTCAAAATACTCGGCACTGTGGGCGAACCCATCAATCCCGAAGCCTGGCAATGGTATCACCGCAATATCGGGAGAGAGCGGTGTCCCATCGTAGATACCTGGTGGCAAACCGAAACCGGGGGCATCCTCATCAGTCCCCTGCCCGGCGCAACCCCCACCAAACCCGGATCCGCGACTTTTCCCCTCTACGGCATCAAACCCGTGGTCCTCGAACCCGAATCGGGCAAAATCGTCGAAGGCAATGGCGTAGATGGCGTACTCGCCATCTCAGAACCCTGGCCGGGACAAATGCGCACCGTCTATGGCGATCACAAACGCTTTGAAGAAACCTACTTTCAGCAATACAAAGGCTTCTACTTCACCGGTGACGGCTGTCGTCGAGATGAAGACGGCTACTACTGGATCACCGGCCGCGTAGATGACGTCATCAATATCTCGGGCCACCGCATGGGCACCGCCGAAGTCGAAAGCGCCCTGGTCTCACACGGAAAAGTGGCCGAAGCCGCTGTAGTGGGTTTCCCACACGAAATCAAAGGACAGGGTATCTATGCCTACGTCACCCTCAACGTGGGCGAAGCCTATACCGACGACCTCAAAGCCGAACTCGTCCAACAAGTCCGCACCGAAATCGGCCCCATCGCCACCCCGGACGTAATCCACTGGGCACCGGGCTTACCCAAAACGCGATCGGGCAAAATCATGCGCCGAATCCTGCGCAAAATCGCCGAAGACGACACCTCGGACCTCGGCGACACCTCCACCCTCGCCGACCCAACCGTCGTTGACGACCTCCTCGCCAACCGGTAG
- a CDS encoding Rpn family recombination-promoting nuclease/putative transposase, producing the protein MAEFDTISKHLIQTYPDDFAGFTLGREDVEVLAVIDTEQYTVEARQTDSLIRVRVDGEEVLVHNEFQTTDSTNPPMPRRMAGYIGHAIRQHGLPIYSNVIYLRPNAGQHDPGHYVQEHLGYEIAIRYRVIRLIEIEGERVLESGQSGLIPFTPLMKPPEGMTPDAWLHQCIHTARTRPIARSYRADYLAGMVALSELVYASETISDIIFKEGIMDILRESSLFQSLTQESREKAREEGLEEGIEQGIEQGIEQGIEQGREEGGRDRAIADILDVLEIRFDLRATDSLSARIAAIEDLQRLKQVLRSAVQVSSLEAFEHMLDDAVP; encoded by the coding sequence ATGGCCGAATTTGATACGATTTCCAAACACCTCATTCAAACTTATCCCGACGACTTTGCCGGATTCACCCTCGGGCGCGAGGACGTCGAAGTTCTTGCAGTCATTGACACAGAGCAATACACTGTTGAAGCACGCCAGACCGATAGCCTGATTCGCGTGCGTGTCGATGGCGAGGAGGTATTGGTTCACAACGAGTTTCAAACGACTGACAGCACCAATCCGCCTATGCCACGACGCATGGCGGGCTATATTGGACATGCTATTCGGCAACACGGTCTGCCGATCTATTCCAACGTGATCTACCTGCGTCCCAATGCGGGGCAGCACGATCCCGGGCACTATGTCCAGGAGCATCTCGGCTACGAAATCGCGATTCGGTATCGCGTGATCAGACTGATTGAGATAGAAGGCGAGCGCGTCCTCGAATCGGGGCAATCGGGTCTGATTCCTTTCACACCGTTGATGAAGCCGCCTGAAGGAATGACCCCGGATGCGTGGTTGCATCAGTGTATTCACACGGCTCGGACGCGCCCCATTGCCCGGTCATATAGGGCGGATTATCTGGCTGGGATGGTGGCGTTGAGCGAGTTGGTATATGCGTCTGAAACGATTTCTGATATTATTTTTAAGGAGGGCATCATGGACATCTTGCGCGAATCATCACTTTTTCAATCCCTTACTCAGGAAAGTAGAGAGAAAGCCAGAGAAGAGGGCCTTGAAGAGGGCATTGAGCAAGGCATTGAGCAAGGCATTGAGCAAGGCATTGAGCAAGGCAGAGAGGAAGGAGGTAGAGACCGCGCTATTGCAGATATTCTTGATGTGTTGGAGATTCGATTTGATCTCCGCGCGACAGATTCCCTATCTGCTCGCATAGCCGCCATTGAAGATTTGCAACGCCTCAAACAGGTGCTCCGCTCGGCGGTCCAGGTGTCCAGTCTTGAAGCATTTGAACATATGTTGGATGACGCAGTGCCGTGA
- a CDS encoding type II toxin-antitoxin system RelE/ParE family toxin, whose product MKFEITYYSDILQRDILRFPPGIRARYFLLTDRMEKFGPNLGMPHTRAMGNGLFELRLRAKEGIARVFFCTIVNRKIVMLHSFVKKSQRTPKRDLDIAIQRMREIKQ is encoded by the coding sequence ATGAAATTCGAAATCACATACTACAGCGACATACTACAGCGAGATATTTTGCGCTTTCCACCCGGCATCCGAGCGCGTTATTTTCTTTTAACCGACAGAATGGAAAAATTTGGTCCCAATCTTGGAATGCCGCACACGCGAGCAATGGGTAACGGTTTATTCGAGCTCAGATTGAGAGCCAAGGAAGGTATCGCCCGTGTGTTTTTCTGCACCATAGTCAACCGAAAAATTGTGATGTTGCACAGCTTCGTCAAGAAATCTCAGAGAACGCCTAAAAGAGACCTCGATATTGCCATCCAAAGAATGAGGGAAATCAAACAATGA
- a CDS encoding helix-turn-helix transcriptional regulator, with the protein MTHAELKMKALADPETRAEYEAQKPEFELLDKLLEARKRAGLTQEQVAEKMGTKATAITRLESANSNHSPSVHTLQKFAEAVGCRLKIELIPHSTR; encoded by the coding sequence ATGACACACGCAGAATTAAAAATGAAGGCTCTCGCAGACCCCGAAACCAGGGCAGAGTATGAAGCTCAAAAACCCGAGTTCGAATTGCTCGACAAGCTGTTAGAAGCCCGAAAACGCGCTGGTCTGACCCAGGAGCAGGTCGCCGAGAAGATGGGCACCAAAGCAACGGCAATCACCCGCTTAGAGTCTGCGAATAGCAATCACTCGCCATCTGTTCACACGCTACAAAAATTCGCTGAAGCTGTCGGCTGCCGGCTCAAAATTGAACTGATACCCCACAGTACGCGATAG
- a CDS encoding methyltransferase domain-containing protein, which produces MTTLYTTSFRGVGQITVRELRFCFGNRLSRVRTDRVRDYDLVQFNYRGDPLALRQLGTVEDIFLNLMDMPLSGEREDLNIIGEIPDLIPSLNVHRQFNGLPRGRTRYRVIVQASMQGWQSYRRNQMQGAVERAIHRRFPKWRLVPDDANLELWLQQTGRQVRLGLRLTDRTMRHRTYKIANRPASLRPTIARALVQLTRPEDGDVFLDPMCGAGTVMIERALAGRYALVQGGDIDEQAVVDTLENFGNRHKPRDVFHWDARQLPLPDQSVDKVATNPPWGRQVGSVFELRALYESAFAEIDRVLRPNGVVAILSSEWNVIKSALAQTNLTLIEQIKDIAVLGRRADIFVAQKFAV; this is translated from the coding sequence GTGACGACTTTATATACTACGTCATTTAGAGGTGTTGGACAGATTACTGTGCGGGAGTTGCGGTTTTGTTTTGGGAATCGCCTTTCCAGGGTGCGAACAGACCGTGTGCGAGATTACGATCTGGTGCAGTTCAACTATCGGGGCGACCCGCTCGCGTTGCGCCAATTGGGTACGGTAGAGGATATTTTTTTGAATCTTATGGATATGCCGCTGAGCGGAGAGCGCGAGGATCTCAATATTATAGGTGAGATACCCGATTTGATTCCGTCGCTCAATGTACACAGGCAGTTCAATGGGTTGCCCAGAGGGCGCACAAGGTATCGCGTTATTGTTCAGGCGTCCATGCAGGGCTGGCAATCTTACCGTCGCAATCAGATGCAGGGGGCTGTTGAACGGGCTATACATCGCCGCTTTCCCAAATGGCGTCTTGTGCCCGATGATGCCAATTTGGAATTGTGGTTGCAACAGACCGGCAGGCAGGTGCGCCTGGGTTTGCGCCTTACGGATCGCACGATGCGCCATCGCACTTATAAGATTGCCAATCGTCCGGCGTCGTTGCGTCCTACTATTGCGCGGGCACTGGTACAGCTTACCCGTCCGGAAGATGGCGATGTTTTTCTGGATCCGATGTGCGGTGCGGGTACGGTTATGATTGAGCGCGCGCTTGCGGGTCGCTATGCCTTGGTTCAGGGTGGGGATATCGACGAGCAAGCTGTTGTGGACACGCTGGAGAATTTTGGCAATCGCCACAAACCGCGCGATGTTTTTCACTGGGATGCGCGTCAATTGCCTCTGCCCGATCAATCGGTTGACAAGGTTGCGACCAATCCGCCCTGGGGCCGTCAGGTTGGGTCTGTTTTTGAACTTCGCGCGCTCTATGAATCTGCTTTTGCGGAGATTGACCGGGTTTTGCGTCCCAATGGCGTTGTTGCGATTCTTTCGAGTGAGTGGAATGTGATCAAGAGTGCGCTGGCGCAGACCAATTTGACGCTGATTGAACAGATTAAAGATATCGCGGTGCTGGGCCGGCGCGCCGATATTTTTGTCGCGCAGAAGTTTGCGGTTTGA